From the Halalkalicoccus sp. CGA53 genome, one window contains:
- a CDS encoding IclR family transcriptional regulator: protein MTGRDERIQSTETSFEIIHALQERGPSRLSEIAAALDLAESTTHRHLNTLADLRYVSRAGERYQIGLRFARLGRAAQTRDPAYRMAEPYVRTLAEETEERAQFVVEDHGLGIYLFMETGSRAVRVGFGVGRQIHLHCSSAGKAILAHYPRERVDAILDRWGLPAHTENTITDREALYGELERVRERGFAYNRQEHIRGLNAAAVPVQREGSVLGVLSVSGPSHRLKGERFEREIPDTMLATANELELNVLYADGDSAEDHVVE from the coding sequence ATGACCGGGCGCGACGAGCGGATACAGAGCACGGAGACGAGCTTCGAGATCATCCACGCGCTCCAAGAGCGCGGCCCGTCGCGGCTCTCCGAGATCGCGGCGGCGCTCGACCTCGCGGAGTCGACGACCCACCGCCACCTCAACACCCTCGCGGACCTCCGGTACGTCTCGCGGGCTGGCGAGCGCTACCAGATCGGGCTCCGGTTCGCCCGCCTCGGACGGGCGGCACAGACGCGGGATCCGGCCTACCGGATGGCCGAGCCGTACGTTCGGACGCTCGCGGAGGAGACCGAAGAGCGCGCGCAGTTCGTCGTCGAGGACCACGGGCTCGGGATCTACCTCTTCATGGAGACGGGCAGCCGGGCTGTGCGCGTCGGCTTCGGGGTCGGTCGCCAGATCCACCTCCACTGTTCGTCGGCCGGGAAGGCGATCCTCGCACACTACCCCAGAGAGCGCGTCGACGCCATCCTCGACCGGTGGGGGCTGCCCGCGCACACCGAGAACACGATCACCGATCGCGAGGCGCTCTACGGGGAACTGGAGCGGGTCAGAGAGCGCGGGTTCGCCTACAACCGCCAGGAACACATCCGGGGGCTGAACGCGGCGGCCGTCCCGGTCCAGCGTGAAGGGTCGGTCCTCGGCGTGCTGAGCGTCTCCGGCCCCTCTCACCGGCTGAAGGGTGAGCGCTTCGAACGCGAGATCCCGGACACGATGCTCGCCACCGCGAACGAACTGGAGCTGAACGTCCTCTACGCCGACGGCGACAGCGCCGAGGACCACGTCGTCGAGTGA